AGAAATCCTTCTGAGTATCCTACTTTTCCTTCGTAAGTACCAATGAAAAATAGGTTGTCTGCTGGATCGTCGTCGTCACTACATGACACCAACGCGAACGATGTAACTACCATAAATAATAGTAATCCAAAAATTTTCATTGCTTTCTTCATAATATAAAAGTTTTAAAAATTAATATGCCTAATAAAAAACAAACACCTTGCCACAACCTGGCTAAAAACCCGTGTAATCCTTACTATTAGTGGGTTTTTTAGCGGAAATTTAATACTTTTTAGAATTTCAAAAAGAAATTTACTGCTGTGATAAATGCTATTAAATAGTTTTTTTAGTTCACAAAAAAACTCCCCATTCCATATAGAAGGGGACTTTTAATGAAAAACATATTATGAATTAATTTCTTCGGTTGAGCATGCTTAAAAAGTAAAGCAACTGAGCCAACGAACCTAAAGCTGCAACTAAGTATGTTCTTGCCGCCCATTTCAAGGCGTCTTTGGCAGCGGCGTATTCGCGTGGTTGCACTACATTTTTTTGTTGCATCCATGCGAGTGCTCGGTTGCTGGCATCGTATTCTACAGGCAAAGTCACAAAAGTGAAAAGCGTGGTCACCCCAAAAAAGGCTACTCCAAGCATCAAAACATAAGGAATGTTCATGGTGGCGTAAAGGGCAATTCCTCCCATGATTAAAAACATGGATAAATTGGAACTTATGTTTACCGCAGGCACCATCTTAGATCTAAAGTTAAGCCATCTGTAGCCCACTTTGTGTTGCACAGCGTGTCCGCATTCGTGTGCGGCAACAGCAGCCGCAGCTGCATTTCTTTCTAAATATACGCCTTCAGATAAGTTTACGGTTTTGCTTCTCGGGTCGTAGTGGTCGGTAAGTTGTCCAGGTACTGAAACTACTCGTACATCGTTGATTCCATTGTCGGCAAGCATTTGCTCTGCGATTTCCTTTCCGCTCATGCCATTGGAAAGTCGCATTTTTGAGTATAGCTGAAATTTGGATTTCAGTTTATGGCTCACATACATGCTTGCGAGAGTGAAAATACCAATTATTAAATAATATCCCATAGTTGATTCAAATTATTTTGGTCTACTAAAATCAAAAATGATACCTATTTTTCTTAAAATCAGTAGAGCGGCTAAGATTGTTGTTTTATTTATCTAAAAATTAAAGATTTGTGTGATTTTTTTAATCAGTTAAATAAAAAAAAGAGAGATTTCGATGAATGGAAAACCTCTCTTTAGAAATATCATAAAAATTAAAATTATCGCTTAAAGTGTAACAATAATAAATTGTTCTGGTATAGGTATAAATCTTTTCCTTTGATTTCGTAGCGATTGGATTTGCCTAAAAGTGATAAATATCTATTTTCTATATCTAATTGTGGGCAGGCCATGCGAGTGCTTGCTAAGTTTGAAAAATTAATCACTCCAGCTTGAGCGGTACATGGTCCAAAGAATCGGTTGCATCCCGCAAATCCGTTTACTTTTAATTCTGTGCCTTCTTTTTGAAAGTTGATAGATAAAGGTGATGCATTAAATCCTAGTTCTGCAT
This Ornithobacterium rhinotracheale DNA region includes the following protein-coding sequences:
- a CDS encoding zinc metallopeptidase; its protein translation is MGYYLIIGIFTLASMYVSHKLKSKFQLYSKMRLSNGMSGKEIAEQMLADNGINDVRVVSVPGQLTDHYDPRSKTVNLSEGVYLERNAAAAAVAAHECGHAVQHKVGYRWLNFRSKMVPAVNISSNLSMFLIMGGIALYATMNIPYVLMLGVAFFGVTTLFTFVTLPVEYDASNRALAWMQQKNVVQPREYAAAKDALKWAARTYLVAALGSLAQLLYFLSMLNRRN
- a CDS encoding META domain-containing protein; translated protein: MKKISILFVMAILLFSCDALSPITKGSTDVAKLYGNWILQNNKDAELGFNASPLSINFQKEGTELKVNGFAGCNRFFGPCTAQAGVINFSNLASTRMACPQLDIENRYLSLLGKSNRYEIKGKDLYLYQNNLLLLHFKR